The Cellulomonas sp. S1-8 genome has a window encoding:
- a CDS encoding VanW family protein, whose amino-acid sequence MTHGTDRDTPTDDSTDRGTAAVPAGSEVRTGDGTVVDGVSDIEEPDARPAGEDVTVEDVTVEDVTGDDVPADETTAADADTDTAADADVERADVTAADVADTDVADADVADADVADADVADADVADADVADADVADTDVADADVTAGPVPTAAGTVVTEPAAAPGVDAAEPDAVAAEPAAVEPAAVEPAAVEPDAVEPDAVEPAAVEPDAAEPAAAAPGATGPVVDTTAEPAGHDATGDRRPRVVAASRPPAPPTGAPMAAWPSWDDVAVTAPEGSDVDRVVPVVADADLPADPAAEVAAPAADVADPAAVAADPTTDTVASGDEKSRTGPPPVQLGGLSALAFTALNAASVGVAAHALAKSPLPGADERAAAGAPDAAGASAADGAAAAAAQTPAAADAPGLVGDDSEVTAGARPDATADEPDVDGPDTAGPDTAGPAEHAPDVDGADTDGPDAHGPVKGSAAVGTVPVVPAAAAGPAGPAVDETAVLAAAGTVAVARTGAPAPAPEDLTTRAVAVVPTSTRPPSAGDTRPAPGSPFDLLGDDDEESPLDVFEPEDGRSRWPRALAITGGAIVLVAALYVGAAYALADRVPRGATVAGVEIGAMSSDEAEEVLASELADRTTSAVPVVAQDVQAELDPAAAGLQLDTGATVARLTGVDLAEPVRLWRHLVGIGAQPPVTQVDQGALDAALTELGGSLTLAPVDGTVVFADGAAHATAAADGWELDASSAAAVLEDGWLTELRPVVLPTTVVAPAVTEDETQRALAELAQPLAAAPVTVQVGDRQAVLDVATLTAHASLVPVDGVLALQLNGQALADAVLGQVPDLLTTASDARFEFQGGAPVIVPGTPGTTLDAAALAPAVALAATAGTDRVASVELVQSDPAETTAALEALGVKEIVSEFSTPLTSEPRRTGNIATGLGNISGTLVRPGETFSLTEALGPIDAAHGFVEAGAIVNGEHRDAWGGGLSQVSTTTYNAGYFAGFEDVEHTPHSEWFQRYPEGREATIFTGVIDMKWKNNTPYGALVQGFVADGRAHVRIWSTKHFTVETEKSGRSGVVSPTTVYSQSATCEPQSAGNPGFTVTNTRRVLLAGEVVDTESHTWKYKAQNRVVCGTAPEAPPAP is encoded by the coding sequence ACACCGACACCGCTGCCGATGCCGACGTCGAGCGCGCCGACGTGACGGCCGCCGACGTGGCTGACACCGACGTGGCTGACGCCGACGTGGCTGACGCCGACGTGGCTGACGCCGACGTGGCTGACGCCGACGTGGCTGACGCCGACGTGGCTGACGCCGACGTGGCTGACACCGACGTGGCTGACGCCGACGTGACCGCTGGTCCTGTGCCCACCGCAGCCGGGACTGTCGTCACCGAGCCCGCCGCCGCGCCTGGCGTCGACGCTGCCGAGCCCGATGCCGTCGCGGCCGAGCCCGCCGCCGTCGAGCCCGCCGCCGTCGAGCCCGCCGCCGTCGAGCCCGATGCGGTCGAGCCCGATGCGGTCGAGCCCGCCGCCGTCGAGCCTGATGCGGCCGAGCCCGCCGCTGCCGCGCCCGGCGCCACCGGACCCGTCGTCGACACGACCGCGGAGCCCGCCGGGCACGACGCGACCGGCGACCGGCGACCGCGCGTGGTCGCCGCGTCGCGGCCCCCGGCGCCGCCCACGGGTGCGCCGATGGCCGCGTGGCCGTCCTGGGACGACGTCGCCGTCACGGCCCCCGAGGGGTCCGACGTGGACCGCGTGGTCCCCGTCGTGGCCGACGCCGACCTCCCTGCCGACCCGGCGGCCGAGGTTGCCGCCCCGGCGGCCGACGTTGCGGACCCGGCGGCCGTCGCTGCCGACCCGACGACGGACACGGTGGCCTCCGGCGACGAGAAGTCGCGCACCGGGCCGCCGCCCGTCCAGCTCGGCGGGCTCTCCGCGCTCGCGTTCACCGCGCTCAACGCCGCGTCGGTCGGCGTCGCCGCCCACGCGCTCGCGAAGAGCCCTCTGCCGGGCGCCGACGAGCGCGCCGCCGCCGGTGCGCCGGACGCTGCCGGTGCGTCGGCCGCCGACGGGGCCGCCGCCGCTGCCGCGCAGACCCCCGCGGCCGCCGACGCGCCGGGCCTCGTGGGCGACGACTCTGAGGTCACCGCGGGCGCTCGCCCGGACGCCACGGCCGACGAGCCCGACGTCGACGGTCCCGACACCGCCGGCCCCGACACCGCCGGCCCCGCTGAGCACGCCCCCGACGTCGACGGCGCCGACACCGACGGCCCCGACGCCCACGGGCCTGTGAAGGGCTCCGCGGCCGTCGGCACCGTTCCCGTGGTGCCGGCTGCTGCCGCCGGCCCCGCCGGCCCCGCCGTCGACGAGACGGCCGTCCTGGCCGCCGCGGGCACGGTGGCCGTCGCCCGCACCGGCGCACCCGCGCCCGCGCCCGAGGACCTCACCACGCGCGCCGTCGCCGTCGTGCCGACGTCGACGCGCCCGCCGAGCGCCGGCGACACCCGACCCGCGCCGGGCTCACCGTTCGACCTCCTGGGTGACGACGACGAGGAGTCGCCGCTCGACGTGTTCGAGCCGGAGGACGGACGATCCCGCTGGCCGCGGGCGCTCGCGATCACCGGGGGCGCCATCGTCCTCGTCGCCGCGCTGTACGTGGGCGCGGCGTACGCGCTCGCGGACCGCGTCCCGCGCGGCGCGACCGTCGCCGGCGTCGAGATCGGCGCCATGTCGTCGGACGAGGCGGAGGAGGTCCTCGCGTCCGAGCTGGCCGACCGCACGACGTCGGCGGTGCCCGTGGTGGCCCAGGACGTGCAGGCCGAGCTGGACCCGGCCGCCGCAGGGCTGCAGCTCGACACCGGTGCGACGGTCGCGCGGCTGACGGGCGTCGACCTGGCGGAGCCGGTGCGGCTGTGGCGCCACCTCGTCGGGATCGGCGCGCAGCCGCCGGTGACGCAGGTCGACCAGGGTGCCCTGGACGCCGCGCTCACCGAGCTCGGGGGCTCCCTCACGCTCGCCCCGGTGGACGGCACCGTGGTGTTCGCCGACGGGGCCGCGCACGCGACCGCCGCGGCCGACGGGTGGGAGCTCGACGCGTCGAGTGCCGCGGCCGTCCTGGAGGACGGCTGGCTGACCGAGCTGCGCCCGGTGGTGCTGCCGACCACGGTCGTGGCACCGGCGGTGACCGAGGACGAGACGCAGCGCGCCCTGGCCGAGCTCGCGCAGCCGCTCGCGGCCGCGCCGGTGACCGTGCAGGTGGGCGACCGTCAGGCCGTGCTGGACGTCGCCACCCTCACGGCGCACGCGTCGCTCGTCCCGGTCGACGGTGTGCTGGCCCTGCAGCTGAACGGCCAGGCGCTGGCGGACGCCGTGCTCGGGCAGGTCCCGGACCTGCTCACGACGGCGTCGGACGCACGCTTCGAGTTCCAGGGCGGGGCGCCCGTCATCGTGCCCGGGACGCCCGGCACGACGCTCGACGCCGCGGCGCTCGCACCGGCGGTCGCCCTGGCCGCGACGGCAGGCACCGACCGGGTCGCGAGCGTCGAGCTCGTGCAGTCGGACCCCGCCGAGACCACGGCGGCGCTCGAGGCGCTCGGCGTCAAGGAGATCGTCTCGGAGTTCTCGACGCCGCTGACGAGCGAGCCGCGGCGCACGGGGAACATCGCGACCGGCCTGGGGAACATCTCGGGCACGCTCGTGCGCCCGGGCGAGACGTTCAGCCTGACCGAGGCGCTCGGCCCGATCGACGCCGCCCACGGGTTCGTCGAGGCGGGCGCCATCGTCAACGGCGAGCACCGCGACGCCTGGGGCGGCGGGTTGTCGCAGGTGTCGACGACGACGTACAACGCGGGCTACTTCGCCGGTTTCGAGGACGTCGAGCACACCCCGCACAGCGAGTGGTTCCAGCGGTACCCCGAGGGGCGCGAGGCCACGATCTTCACCGGCGTCATCGACATGAAGTGGAAGAACAACACGCCGTACGGTGCGCTCGTCCAGGGCTTCGTCGCCGACGGGCGCGCACACGTGCGCATCTGGAGCACCAAGCACTTCACGGTCGAGACCGAGAAGAGCGGGCGCTCCGGGGTGGTGTCCCCGACGACCGTCTACTCGCAGTCCGCGACGTGCGAGCCGCAGAGCGCGGGCAACCCGGGCTTCACGGTCACCAACACGCGGCGCGTCCTGCTCGCCGGTGAGGTCGTCGACACCGAGTCGCACACGTGGAAGTACAAGGCGCAGAACCGGGTCGTCTGCGGGACGGCACCCGAGGCGCCGCCGGCGCCCTGA
- the fdxA gene encoding ferredoxin, translated as MTYVIAEPCVDVKDKACIEECPVDCIYEGKRSLYIHPDECVDCGACEPVCPVEAIYYEDDVPEQWAPYYEANVHFFDEVGSPGGAAKMGMIEHDHPIIAVLPLRIHGE; from the coding sequence GTGACGTATGTGATCGCCGAACCCTGCGTGGACGTCAAGGACAAGGCGTGCATCGAGGAGTGTCCGGTCGACTGCATCTACGAGGGCAAGCGCTCCCTGTACATCCACCCCGACGAGTGCGTGGACTGCGGTGCCTGTGAGCCGGTCTGCCCCGTCGAGGCGATCTACTACGAGGACGACGTCCCGGAGCAGTGGGCCCCGTACTACGAGGCGAACGTGCACTTCTTCGACGAGGTCGGCTCGCCCGGCGGCGCCGCGAAGATGGGCATGATCGAGCACGACCACCCGATCATCGCCGTGCTTCCGCTGCGCATCCACGGCGAGTGA
- the dapC gene encoding succinyldiaminopimelate transaminase encodes MGLLTGALPDFPWDSLGPAAERARAYPGGMVDLSVGTPVDPTPALVREALAAASDAHGYPTTHGTRALREAVVAWFARRRGVPGLDPDAVLPTVGSKELVAFLPSLLGLGAGDVVLHPATAYPTYDVGARLAGARPLPTDDPATLLAARDDVRLVWLNSPGNPDGSVLGVDELRDVVQAARAAAARTGRPVVVASDECYAELAWDEPWVGQGVPSVLDPRVTGGDLTGLLAVYSLSKQSNLAGYRAAFVAGDPALVAGLLETRKHAGMIVPAPVQAAMTAALHDDAHVAEQRERYRRRRVALRTGLEAAGYVVDGSHAGLYLWVRPDGGPQDAWATVHDLAGLGLLVAPGAFYGAAAAGHVRVALTATDEDVVEAAARLSGA; translated from the coding sequence GTGGGCCTGCTGACCGGCGCGCTGCCGGACTTCCCGTGGGACTCCCTCGGGCCGGCGGCGGAGCGTGCCCGCGCGTACCCCGGCGGCATGGTCGACCTGTCGGTCGGCACTCCCGTGGACCCGACGCCCGCGCTGGTGCGCGAGGCGCTGGCGGCCGCGTCCGACGCGCACGGCTACCCCACGACGCACGGCACGCGCGCGCTGCGCGAGGCCGTCGTGGCGTGGTTCGCGCGCCGTCGCGGCGTGCCGGGGCTCGACCCGGACGCGGTGCTGCCGACGGTCGGCTCGAAGGAGCTGGTCGCGTTCCTGCCGTCGCTGCTGGGCCTGGGCGCCGGCGACGTCGTGCTGCACCCGGCGACCGCGTACCCGACCTACGACGTCGGGGCGCGGCTCGCCGGTGCGCGCCCGCTGCCCACGGACGACCCCGCGACGCTGCTGGCCGCGCGGGACGACGTACGGCTGGTGTGGCTGAACTCGCCCGGCAACCCCGACGGCTCGGTGCTGGGCGTCGACGAGCTGCGGGACGTCGTGCAGGCCGCCCGTGCGGCGGCGGCGCGCACGGGTCGACCCGTGGTCGTCGCCTCCGACGAGTGCTACGCCGAGCTCGCGTGGGACGAGCCCTGGGTCGGCCAGGGCGTGCCGAGCGTGCTGGACCCCCGCGTGACCGGCGGCGACCTCACCGGGCTGCTGGCGGTGTACTCGTTGTCGAAGCAGTCGAACCTGGCGGGGTACCGCGCGGCGTTCGTCGCCGGCGACCCCGCGCTGGTCGCGGGTCTGCTCGAGACGCGCAAGCACGCGGGCATGATCGTGCCCGCGCCGGTGCAGGCGGCGATGACGGCGGCGCTGCACGACGACGCGCACGTGGCCGAGCAGCGTGAGCGCTACCGGCGGCGACGGGTCGCGCTGCGCACCGGCCTGGAGGCGGCCGGCTACGTGGTCGACGGGTCGCACGCCGGGCTGTACCTGTGGGTCCGGCCCGACGGGGGTCCGCAGGACGCGTGGGCGACGGTGCACGACCTCGCGGGCCTGGGGCTGCTGGTGGCGCCCGGCGCCTTCTACGGTGCGGCGGCGGCCGGGCACGTCCGGGTGGCGCTGACGGCCACGGACGAGGACGTCGTCGAGGCCGCGGCGCGCCTGTCCGGCGCGTAG
- a CDS encoding citrate synthase — translation MSDVVTAPVQAPVQLVVHGEARDLPVVPATEGNDGIVVSSLLRDTGMVTVDPGFMNTASCESQITYIDGDAGILRYRGYPIEQLAEHASFLEVAYLLIHGELPSADALSAFEERVNRHTLVHEDFRTFMGTFPRNAHPMAVMASALNALSTFYPESLDPFDPETVELATVLILAKTRTITSYVHRASKGEPLLYPDYSRGYVEDFLRMTFAVPYQQWDPDPIVVNALDKLLILHADHEQNCSTSTVRVVGSSQANIYASVSAGINALSGPLHGGANEAVLAMLDEIKANGGDATAFMRRVKNKEDGVRLMGFGHRVYKNYDPRAAIVKQSAHEVLEALGGADELLDIAMGLEEIALSDDYFISRKLYPNVDFYTGLIYKAMGFSERMFTPLFALGRMPGWIAQWREMMNDPQTKIGRPRQVYTGATERAYVPVERR, via the coding sequence ATGTCGGACGTCGTCACCGCACCGGTGCAGGCCCCCGTCCAGCTCGTGGTCCACGGGGAGGCGCGCGACCTGCCCGTCGTGCCCGCCACCGAGGGCAACGACGGCATCGTCGTGTCGTCCCTGCTGCGCGACACGGGGATGGTGACCGTCGACCCGGGGTTCATGAACACCGCGTCGTGCGAGTCGCAGATCACCTACATCGACGGCGACGCGGGCATCCTGCGCTACCGCGGGTACCCGATCGAGCAGCTCGCCGAGCACGCCTCGTTCCTCGAGGTCGCGTACCTGCTCATCCACGGCGAGCTGCCGTCGGCCGACGCGCTGTCCGCGTTCGAGGAGCGCGTCAACCGGCACACGCTGGTCCACGAGGACTTCCGGACGTTCATGGGGACGTTCCCGCGCAACGCCCACCCGATGGCCGTCATGGCCTCGGCGCTCAACGCGCTCTCGACGTTCTACCCCGAGTCGCTCGACCCGTTCGACCCCGAGACGGTCGAGCTCGCCACGGTCCTCATCCTCGCCAAGACGCGCACGATCACGTCCTACGTGCACCGCGCCTCGAAGGGGGAGCCGCTGCTGTACCCGGACTACTCGCGCGGGTACGTCGAGGACTTCCTGCGCATGACGTTCGCGGTGCCCTACCAGCAGTGGGACCCGGACCCGATCGTCGTCAACGCCCTCGACAAGCTGCTGATCCTGCACGCCGACCACGAGCAGAACTGCTCGACGTCGACGGTGCGGGTCGTCGGGTCGAGCCAGGCCAACATCTACGCGTCGGTCTCGGCCGGCATCAACGCGCTGTCCGGGCCGCTGCACGGCGGCGCGAACGAGGCCGTGCTGGCGATGCTCGACGAGATCAAGGCGAACGGCGGGGACGCCACGGCGTTCATGCGCCGCGTGAAGAACAAGGAGGACGGCGTCCGCCTCATGGGCTTCGGCCACCGGGTCTACAAGAACTACGACCCGCGTGCCGCGATCGTGAAGCAGAGCGCCCACGAGGTGCTGGAGGCGCTCGGCGGCGCCGACGAGCTGCTGGACATCGCGATGGGGCTCGAGGAGATCGCCCTGTCCGACGACTACTTCATCTCCCGCAAGCTGTACCCCAACGTCGACTTCTACACCGGCCTGATCTACAAGGCGATGGGCTTCTCCGAGCGGATGTTCACGCCGCTGTTCGCGCTGGGCCGCATGCCCGGCTGGATCGCGCAGTGGCGCGAGATGATGAACGACCCGCAGACCAAGATCGGCCGCCCGCGCCAGGTGTACACGGGCGCGACCGAGCGCGCGTACGTCCCCGTCGAGCGCCGCTGA
- the dapD gene encoding 2,3,4,5-tetrahydropyridine-2,6-dicarboxylate N-succinyltransferase produces the protein MTDRTAWGLGLATVTDAGTTLDVWYPTPALGAPPVTLDVDDDASVRRNAPADLASCERTDAARGVRVVLVATVVELDSPPAGTADAYLRLHLLSHRLVAPHGQNLDGVFAVLPNVVWTDRGPCAVEDFEATRLRLRAATGTPVTVYGVDKFPRMVDYALPSGVRIADADRVRLGAHLAPGTTVMHEGFVNFNAGTLGTSMVEGRISAGVVVGDGSDVGGGASIMGTLSGGGREVVSIGRRSLLGANSGLGIPLGDDCVVEAGLYVTAGTKVRLVGFDVPGAVDEGDARVVKARALAGADNVLFRRNSRTGEVEAVARSGAGVQLNSALHAN, from the coding sequence ATGACCGACCGCACGGCCTGGGGCCTCGGCCTGGCCACCGTCACCGACGCCGGCACGACGCTCGACGTCTGGTACCCGACGCCCGCCCTCGGCGCACCGCCCGTGACGCTCGACGTCGACGACGACGCGTCCGTCCGGCGGAACGCCCCCGCTGACCTGGCCTCCTGCGAGCGCACGGACGCGGCCCGCGGCGTGCGCGTGGTGCTCGTCGCGACCGTCGTCGAGCTCGACTCCCCGCCCGCCGGCACCGCCGACGCCTACCTGCGGCTGCACCTGCTCTCGCACCGGCTCGTCGCACCGCACGGGCAGAACCTCGACGGCGTCTTCGCGGTGCTGCCCAACGTCGTGTGGACGGACCGCGGCCCGTGCGCGGTCGAGGACTTCGAGGCGACGCGCCTGCGGCTGCGCGCGGCGACGGGCACGCCGGTCACCGTGTACGGCGTCGACAAGTTCCCGCGGATGGTCGACTACGCGCTGCCGTCGGGCGTGCGCATCGCCGACGCGGACCGCGTGCGCCTCGGCGCCCACCTGGCACCGGGCACGACCGTCATGCACGAGGGCTTCGTCAACTTCAACGCCGGGACGCTGGGCACGTCGATGGTCGAAGGACGGATCTCCGCGGGCGTCGTCGTCGGCGACGGGTCGGACGTCGGTGGCGGGGCGTCGATCATGGGGACCCTGTCCGGCGGCGGACGTGAGGTCGTGTCCATCGGCCGGCGCTCGCTGCTCGGGGCGAACTCCGGGCTCGGGATCCCCCTCGGCGACGACTGCGTGGTCGAGGCGGGCCTGTACGTGACCGCCGGGACCAAGGTGCGGCTCGTCGGGTTCGACGTGCCGGGCGCCGTCGACGAGGGCGACGCGCGCGTCGTCAAGGCCCGCGCGCTGGCTGGTGCGGACAACGTGCTGTTCCGCCGCAACTCGCGCACGGGCGAGGTCGAGGCGGTCGCGCGTTCCGGCGCCGGGGTGCAGCTCAACTCCGCGCTGCACGCGAACTGA
- the dapE gene encoding succinyl-diaminopimelate desuccinylase, whose product MPADALLDLSADVVTLTRRVCDVASVSGDETLLADAVEAALRAHPHLEVLRDGDTVVARTHLGRARRVVVAGHLDTVPIADNLPTRLEDDVLWGRGTVDMKGGVAVALSLAAALTAPVHDVTWVFYDHEEVAADLSGLGRVVEHHPDWLAGDFAVLGEPSNGGIEGGCNGTLRAEVRLTGVAAHSARAWVGVNAVHAAGEVLRRLAAYEPATVEVDGLAYRESLNAVLVSGGVAANVIPDACVVTVNYRFAPSRTVDEAFAHVRDLLAGYDVVLTDAAAGARPGLDAPAAQDFAAAVLAVTGGRPAPKYGWTDVARFSALGVPAVNFGPGDPLLAHKDDERVPVAQIELCHRALRAWLTGEQPRDLPLGTA is encoded by the coding sequence GTGCCTGCCGACGCCCTCCTGGACCTGTCCGCCGACGTCGTGACGCTGACGCGCCGGGTGTGCGACGTCGCGTCCGTCAGCGGTGACGAGACGCTGCTCGCCGACGCGGTCGAGGCCGCGCTGCGCGCGCACCCGCACCTCGAGGTGCTGCGCGACGGGGACACCGTCGTCGCGCGCACGCACCTGGGACGGGCGCGCCGGGTCGTGGTGGCCGGGCACCTCGACACCGTCCCGATCGCCGACAACCTGCCCACGCGCCTCGAGGACGACGTGCTGTGGGGCCGGGGGACCGTCGACATGAAGGGCGGGGTCGCCGTCGCGCTGTCGCTCGCGGCGGCCCTGACCGCGCCGGTGCACGACGTGACGTGGGTGTTCTACGACCACGAGGAGGTCGCCGCCGACCTCAGCGGCCTGGGCCGCGTCGTCGAGCACCACCCGGACTGGCTCGCCGGCGACTTCGCGGTCCTGGGGGAGCCGAGCAACGGCGGCATCGAGGGCGGCTGCAACGGCACGCTGCGTGCCGAGGTGCGCCTGACCGGCGTCGCCGCGCACTCGGCGCGCGCGTGGGTCGGCGTCAACGCGGTGCACGCCGCGGGCGAGGTGCTGCGCCGTCTGGCGGCGTACGAGCCGGCGACCGTCGAGGTCGACGGCCTGGCCTACCGCGAGAGCCTCAACGCCGTGCTCGTCTCCGGTGGCGTCGCGGCCAACGTCATCCCCGACGCGTGCGTCGTGACGGTCAACTACCGCTTCGCGCCGTCCCGCACCGTCGACGAGGCGTTCGCGCACGTGCGCGACCTGCTCGCCGGGTACGACGTCGTCCTCACCGACGCCGCGGCCGGCGCGCGCCCCGGCCTCGACGCACCCGCCGCGCAGGACTTCGCCGCCGCGGTCCTGGCGGTCACGGGCGGGCGTCCGGCACCGAAGTACGGCTGGACCGACGTCGCGCGGTTCAGTGCGCTCGGCGTCCCGGCCGTGAACTTCGGCCCCGGTGACCCGCTGCTCGCGCACAAGGACGACGAGCGGGTGCCGGTCGCGCAGATCGAGCTGTGCCACCGCGCGCTGCGCGCCTGGCTGACGGGCGAGCAGCCGCGGGACCTGCCGCTCGGCACCGCCTGA
- a CDS encoding TIGR00730 family Rossman fold protein — translation MTPDDSSAPAPEYRRGPVLLRRDQIPTTTSDQRLLSGAQGASWLHDDPWRVMRIQSEFVEGFGALAEVGPAVSVFGSARVTPDDPYYALAQDVARGLVEAGYAVMTGGGPGIMEAANKGASEANGLSVGLGIELPFEQGMNQWVDLGVNFRYFFARKTMFVKYSEGFVVLPGGFGTFDELFEALTLVQTHKVTGFPIVLLGADYWTGLLTWLRDTVHARGMIGAADVDLMQVAGSAQEAVDIVVRRGAELRAQEQAAARATERDQRAAASAGDRRAREERAAGDGAGDPHADDALTDGGW, via the coding sequence ATGACCCCTGACGACTCGTCGGCACCGGCGCCGGAGTACCGCCGCGGTCCTGTGCTCCTGCGCCGCGACCAGATCCCCACCACCACGTCCGACCAGCGTCTGCTGTCCGGCGCCCAGGGCGCGTCGTGGCTGCACGACGACCCCTGGCGGGTCATGCGGATCCAGAGCGAGTTCGTCGAGGGCTTCGGTGCGCTCGCGGAGGTCGGGCCGGCGGTGAGCGTGTTCGGCTCGGCGCGCGTCACGCCCGACGACCCGTACTACGCGCTGGCGCAGGACGTCGCCCGCGGCCTCGTCGAGGCCGGGTACGCCGTCATGACCGGGGGCGGCCCGGGGATCATGGAGGCCGCCAACAAGGGGGCGTCCGAGGCGAACGGGCTCTCGGTCGGGCTCGGCATCGAGCTGCCGTTCGAGCAGGGCATGAACCAGTGGGTCGACCTCGGCGTCAACTTCCGGTACTTCTTCGCCCGCAAGACGATGTTCGTCAAGTACTCCGAGGGGTTCGTCGTCCTGCCCGGCGGGTTCGGGACGTTCGACGAGCTGTTCGAGGCCCTCACGCTCGTGCAGACGCACAAGGTCACCGGCTTCCCGATCGTGCTGCTCGGGGCGGACTACTGGACGGGCCTGCTGACCTGGCTGCGCGACACCGTGCACGCCCGGGGCATGATCGGCGCCGCCGACGTCGACCTCATGCAGGTCGCGGGCAGCGCGCAGGAGGCCGTCGACATCGTCGTGCGGCGCGGTGCCGAGCTGCGGGCGCAGGAGCAGGCCGCGGCACGCGCCACCGAGCGCGACCAGCGCGCGGCCGCCTCCGCCGGCGACCGCCGCGCCCGCGAGGAGCGCGCGGCCGGCGACGGGGCGGGCGATCCGCACGCCGACGACGCGCTCACGGACGGCGGGTGGTGA
- the folP gene encoding dihydropteroate synthase codes for MVTSGSLPGPSVLPGVPAGAAPLRLRDRTFGPDRPVVMAVVNRTPDSFYAAARHGVDTVDAAVDRAVEEGADVLDVGGVRAGRGPAVDEAEEIARVLPVVERVRARHPDLLVSVDTWRAGVARAVADAGADLLNDTWAGHDPGLVEVAAERGLGVVCSHTGGAAPRSDPFRVTYPAPDGVDPLDGVVADVVATLTAAAARAVALGVDPASVLVDATLDFGKTTWHSLHLLRNTPQIVQIGHPVLMAISRKDLVGETLDLPPEQRLEGTLAATAVAAWLGARVFRVHDVAATRRTLDMVAAIRADRAPAVALRGML; via the coding sequence GTGGTGACCTCGGGGTCGCTGCCGGGCCCGTCTGTCCTGCCGGGCGTGCCCGCCGGCGCCGCGCCGCTCCGGCTGCGTGACCGCACGTTCGGACCCGACCGGCCCGTCGTCATGGCGGTCGTCAACCGCACACCCGACTCCTTCTACGCGGCCGCGCGCCACGGCGTGGACACGGTCGACGCGGCCGTCGACCGTGCGGTCGAGGAGGGCGCCGACGTGCTGGACGTCGGCGGGGTGCGCGCGGGGCGCGGCCCCGCCGTCGACGAGGCCGAGGAGATCGCGCGCGTGCTGCCCGTCGTGGAGCGCGTGCGCGCCCGCCACCCCGACCTGCTGGTGAGCGTCGACACGTGGCGCGCGGGGGTCGCGCGGGCCGTCGCCGACGCGGGCGCCGACCTGCTCAACGACACGTGGGCGGGCCACGACCCGGGGCTGGTCGAGGTGGCCGCCGAGCGCGGCCTGGGCGTCGTGTGCTCGCACACCGGGGGAGCGGCGCCGCGCAGCGACCCCTTCCGCGTGACCTACCCCGCACCCGACGGCGTGGACCCGCTCGACGGGGTCGTCGCGGACGTCGTGGCGACCCTCACCGCAGCGGCCGCGCGGGCCGTCGCGCTGGGCGTCGACCCGGCGTCGGTGCTCGTCGACGCGACCCTCGACTTCGGCAAGACGACCTGGCACTCGTTGCACCTGCTGAGAAATACCCCACAGATCGTGCAGATCGGGCACCCTGTGCTCATGGCGATCTCACGCAAGGACCTCGTCGGGGAGACCTTGGACCTGCCACCCGAGCAACGGCTCGAGGGCACGCTGGCCGCGACGGCCGTCGCGGCGTGGCTCGGCGCCCGCGTCTTCCGCGTCCACGACGTCGCAGCGACGCGACGCACGCTGGACATGGTCGCGGCGATCCGGGCCGACCGCGCCCCCGCCGTCGCCCTGCGGGGCATGCTGTGA
- a CDS encoding DUF3117 domain-containing protein gives MAAMKPRTGDGPLEVTKEGRGIVMRVPLEGGGRLVVELNATEAAELGEALTSVVG, from the coding sequence ATGGCCGCGATGAAGCCGAGGACCGGCGACGGACCGCTCGAGGTGACCAAGGAGGGACGTGGCATCGTGATGCGCGTCCCCCTCGAGGGCGGCGGACGGCTGGTGGTCGAGCTCAACGCGACCGAGGCTGCCGAGCTGGGCGAGGCCTTGACCTCCGTGGTCGGCTGA